Proteins from one Desulfonema limicola genomic window:
- a CDS encoding VacJ family lipoprotein, giving the protein MKKKIYIIVGTLTFVLFGIVLFPGLSFSSSEDDEYAAIMEELEEEDKGSETYSVSDPLYYWNKAMFHVNDKLYFWAMKPVASGYKTITPTIVRSGIKNFFYNLGTPVRFVSCLLQGKSEAAGTELGRFMINTTFGVLGFGDLSYLDPKLTPPPDEDFGQTLGIWGIGNGIYLVWPVLGPSTLRDSIGAFSDSFLSPVTYTEPLSVSAGITAFDQINSLSFRLGDYETLKGAALEPYEAFRNAYIQYRVQKIKD; this is encoded by the coding sequence TTGAAAAAAAAGATTTATATAATTGTCGGGACATTAACTTTTGTTTTATTTGGAATTGTTCTTTTTCCCGGGTTGAGTTTTTCCAGTTCTGAGGATGATGAATATGCAGCAATCATGGAAGAACTTGAAGAAGAAGATAAAGGATCTGAAACCTACTCAGTTTCAGATCCTTTATATTATTGGAATAAAGCCATGTTTCATGTTAATGACAAGCTTTATTTCTGGGCAATGAAACCTGTGGCATCAGGTTATAAAACCATAACCCCGACTATAGTCAGAAGCGGTATTAAAAACTTTTTTTACAATCTTGGAACACCTGTAAGATTTGTAAGCTGCCTGCTTCAGGGAAAATCAGAAGCTGCCGGTACAGAACTTGGCCGTTTTATGATTAATACCACATTTGGAGTACTTGGATTTGGAGATCTTTCATACCTGGATCCTAAATTAACCCCGCCTCCTGATGAAGATTTTGGACAGACCCTGGGAATATGGGGGATTGGCAATGGAATTTATCTTGTATGGCCTGTATTAGGGCCTTCTACATTAAGGGATTCTATTGGAGCCTTTTCTGACAGCTTTCTTTCTCCTGTTACCTATACAGAGCCTTTAAGCGTATCTGCCGGTATAACAGCCTTTGATCAAATAAACAGCTTGTCTTTCAGGCTTGGAGATTATGAAACCCTTAA
- a CDS encoding type II toxin-antitoxin system RelE/ParE family toxin, whose amino-acid sequence MIKNFSNSGLEDFFYDGTKRGINPQHAQKIERILDRLHAAAGISDMRYPGSGLHLLEPRHIGRWAVKVTGNWRITFIFKDGDVYSVNYLDYH is encoded by the coding sequence ATGATAAAAAATTTTTCAAATTCCGGCTTAGAAGATTTTTTCTATGATGGAACGAAACGGGGAATTAATCCACAACATGCCCAGAAAATAGAACGTATTCTTGACAGGCTTCATGCCGCTGCAGGTATTTCTGATATGCGTTATCCAGGTTCAGGGTTACATCTATTAGAACCACGGCATATAGGTAGATGGGCAGTAAAGGTTACAGGTAATTGGAGAATTACTTTTATTTTTAAAGATGGAGATGTTTATAGCGTTAACTATTTAGACTACCATTGA
- a CDS encoding MlaE family ABC transporter permease: MNRLSILLMPISNLGHQTIFILQELGRLAVFFLQGFIHIFSYPFQIYKFIYQLWFIGMKSLFVICLTGAFTGMVLGFQGYYTLVKFGSEGVLGTMVALTLIRELGPVLTAIMITGRAGSAIAAEIGIMRISEQIDALETMNINSIRFLFSPRLAAALVSFPVLTAVFDLIGILGGYLTGSVLLGINEGIYFYRAEQSVNMSDINGGFLKALVFGAVVVTICCYQGYYTHMRKQGFGAKGVSSATTSAVVISCVLIFLTDYILTSFLI, translated from the coding sequence ATGAACCGCCTTTCTATACTGCTGATGCCAATATCCAATCTAGGGCATCAAACCATCTTTATTCTTCAAGAACTGGGCAGACTTGCTGTTTTTTTTCTTCAGGGATTTATTCACATCTTTTCCTATCCTTTTCAAATCTATAAATTTATTTACCAGCTCTGGTTTATAGGCATGAAATCTCTTTTTGTAATATGTCTTACCGGTGCTTTTACAGGAATGGTTCTGGGATTTCAGGGATATTACACCCTGGTTAAATTTGGTTCAGAAGGAGTGCTGGGTACAATGGTTGCCCTTACCCTGATTCGTGAACTGGGACCTGTATTAACAGCTATTATGATTACTGGAAGAGCAGGGTCAGCCATTGCAGCGGAAATAGGAATAATGAGAATTTCAGAACAGATTGATGCACTGGAAACCATGAATATCAATTCTATACGCTTTCTTTTCAGCCCCAGGCTTGCTGCTGCTCTGGTAAGTTTTCCTGTTCTGACTGCAGTTTTTGATTTAATAGGTATTTTAGGCGGATATTTAACAGGTTCAGTGCTTTTGGGAATAAATGAAGGGATTTACTTTTACAGGGCAGAACAAAGTGTTAATATGAGTGATATTAACGGCGGATTTCTTAAAGCCCTGGTTTTTGGAGCTGTTGTTGTAACAATATGCTGTTACCAGGGTTATTATACCCATATGCGCAAACAAGGTTTTGGTGCAAAAGGTGTAAGTTCGGCAACAACCTCGGCTGTTGTTATCTCATGTGTATTAATATTTCTAACAGATTATATTTTAACATCTTTTCTTATATAG
- a CDS encoding ABC transporter ATP-binding protein produces MDQPLIRFENVYKSFGENQVLRDVNLSIYPGQLTAIIGKSGEGKSVLLKHIIGLIDSDSGNILFQGKKISKMKKAEKRDLKNKFSYMFQEMALFDSMTVFENIALPLQEKNSLKAPEIRKRVLDKMHQLDLDDIENIYPSQLSGGMKKRVALARALVTEPEIILFDEPTTGLDPIRKNAVHSMISSYQKKFGFTGVVVSHEIPDIFYISHRLAMIDEGKIIFEGTPDEIQASDEPVIQQFIRGIETRHDALTGMAPQGQGARRFIEEMARMRSHQNVFSVLILTVENLYEINKMAGYEAEQAALSNFADKVRANLRVTDICSRLGLNKLMIVLPRTDKEGAGLVCKGMAENIKNLGLTEVKTYPGFCFSVSAGIAEAEQDKPIEQIVAAAESSKNVFYEFKVC; encoded by the coding sequence ATGGATCAGCCGCTTATCCGGTTTGAAAATGTTTATAAATCCTTTGGCGAAAATCAGGTATTAAGAGATGTAAACCTGAGTATATATCCTGGACAGCTCACTGCTATTATAGGCAAAAGCGGTGAAGGCAAAAGCGTACTCCTGAAACATATCATAGGACTTATTGACAGTGATTCCGGAAATATATTGTTTCAGGGGAAAAAAATATCCAAAATGAAAAAAGCTGAAAAAAGAGATTTAAAAAATAAATTCAGCTACATGTTTCAGGAAATGGCTCTTTTTGATTCCATGACTGTTTTTGAAAATATTGCCCTGCCTTTACAGGAAAAGAATTCACTTAAAGCGCCTGAAATACGCAAGCGTGTTTTAGATAAAATGCACCAGCTTGACTTAGATGACATAGAAAATATCTATCCATCCCAGCTTTCTGGAGGTATGAAAAAAAGGGTGGCTCTTGCAAGGGCACTTGTAACAGAACCAGAGATTATTCTTTTTGATGAACCAACAACAGGGCTTGATCCTATTCGTAAAAATGCTGTTCACAGCATGATATCTTCCTATCAAAAGAAATTTGGATTTACCGGAGTGGTTGTAAGCCATGAAATACCTGATATATTTTACATTTCACACCGGCTTGCCATGATTGATGAAGGAAAGATAATCTTTGAAGGAACACCTGATGAAATCCAGGCATCTGATGAACCTGTTATACAACAATTTATCAGGGGAATAGAAACACGTCATGATGCTTTAACAGGCATGGCACCCCAGGGACAGGGGGCAAGACGATTTATAGAAGAAATGGCCCGGATGCGCAGTCATCAGAATGTATTTTCAGTTCTTATACTGACAGTAGAAAACCTTTATGAAATCAATAAGATGGCAGGCTATGAAGCAGAACAGGCTGCTCTCAGCAATTTTGCAGACAAGGTCAGGGCAAATCTCAGGGTTACAGATATATGTTCAAGACTGGGTTTAAACAAACTTATGATTGTGCTTCCCCGTACTGACAAAGAAGGAGCAGGACTGGTTTGTAAAGGCATGGCTGAAAATATTAAAAACCTGGGTCTTACAGAGGTTAAAACTTACCCTGGTTTCTGTTTTTCGGTAAGTGCGGGCATTGCAGAAGCAGAACAGGATAAGCCTATTGAACAAATTGTTGCTGCTGCAGAATCAAGTAAAAATGTATTTTATGAATTTAAGGTATGTTAA
- a CDS encoding HigA family addiction module antitoxin, with product MSKIVNGKSGITPDMALRLSQAFKTTPDMWLNLQKEYDLWNTRNTSTEWKTVESLEIVESYA from the coding sequence ATGTCTAAAATCGTAAATGGTAAAAGCGGGATAACACCAGACATGGCTTTAAGACTTTCTCAGGCATTTAAAACTACACCGGATATGTGGCTGAATTTGCAAAAAGAGTATGACTTATGGAATACTCGAAATACTTCAACGGAATGGAAAACAGTCGAATCTTTGGAAATAGTTGAATCTTACGCATAA
- the mlaD gene encoding outer membrane lipid asymmetry maintenance protein MlaD: MRKKSIEIAVGFFVLIGFICIGYLTVKFGKMEIISDDTYTLSAKFQSVSGLKTGAQVEMAGVQIGKVSSISLDKERMVADVKMKIRKDLKLTDDVIASVKTSGLIGDKYIKISQGGSDEILENNGEIIETESALDIEDLISKYVFGGV; this comes from the coding sequence ATGAGAAAAAAATCCATTGAAATTGCTGTAGGCTTTTTTGTGCTGATTGGCTTTATATGTATTGGATATTTAACCGTCAAGTTTGGAAAAATGGAAATAATCAGCGATGATACCTATACCCTTTCTGCAAAATTTCAATCAGTGTCAGGTTTAAAAACAGGGGCTCAGGTTGAAATGGCAGGGGTTCAGATAGGCAAGGTTTCTTCCATCTCTCTTGACAAAGAGCGCATGGTGGCTGATGTTAAAATGAAAATACGCAAGGATCTTAAACTTACAGATGATGTTATTGCATCTGTTAAAACATCGGGTTTGATAGGAGATAAATACATAAAAATATCTCAGGGAGGTTCAGATGAAATCCTTGAAAATAATGGAGAAATAATAGAAACTGAATCAGCTCTTGATATAGAAGACCTGATAAGTAAATATGTATTTGGCGGTGTTTGA
- a CDS encoding DVU0772 family protein, whose amino-acid sequence MNLDDIKKNSSLVNAIDWDMTPEEAVRLYLEWGCNWARSNYVIRSKNDTSHYFVVNTWKKRPVIYFIKRNSEEAVELAEINMPEELENDFMESVGNHKGVFSIEGNVKKWLKDQLTA is encoded by the coding sequence ATGAACCTTGATGATATAAAAAAAAACAGCAGTCTGGTAAATGCCATAGACTGGGACATGACTCCTGAAGAAGCAGTCAGGCTCTATCTTGAATGGGGATGCAACTGGGCCAGAAGTAATTATGTTATCCGCTCAAAAAATGATACATCCCATTATTTTGTTGTAAACACCTGGAAAAAAAGACCTGTTATATATTTTATCAAAAGAAACTCGGAAGAAGCAGTGGAATTGGCAGAGATCAATATGCCTGAAGAACTGGAAAATGATTTTATGGAATCAGTAGGAAATCACAAAGGGGTTTTCTCTATTGAAGGTAATGTTAAAAAATGGCTTAAAGATCAATTAACTGCCTAA
- the cooS gene encoding anaerobic carbon-monoxide dehydrogenase catalytic subunit translates to MAEKKASKEKLFNIRDVSISESTIQMLEKARRDGVETAFDRAANMKACPIGADSACCKHCFMGPCRLNAKDPYGKVGVCGATIDTIMARNFARNVVSGCAAHTDHGMGMLDLFREVVNGHIKEYEIKDVQKLEQVAQSVGIETEGKTTDAIAKELYAELERTYTQIEGEIPFASRVPAKTLETWRKFNFVPRGAMREIMEMMHRTHIGVDQDHENIAQQFTRVALADGWGGSLVATEISDILYGTPRPVAVETDMGVLKEDYVNIIVHGHEPNMFESMLVSVNEPALVQAAKDAGAKGINLAGMCCSGAEMMSRHGVPHAGNFMSTEAVICTGAVDAMIVDIQCIKQGLVKVGQCYNTPIITTNTRCHMDGAVHIQFNDHTPSECTDECVIKAISRFKNRKLPIEIPRQKCVGIHGFSHEYINYMLGGTFRASYTPLNDNIINGKIRGVAGVVGCTNPRVKQDWVHVELVKELIKNDVLVVQTGCSQVSLANAGLLTPEAAHLAGAGLAEVCETVGMPPVLGLGSCVDNSRILIACAEMVKMGGLGDSIADLPVAGAAPEYMSEKAISIGHYFVASGVYTVFGVTFPIVKDTKFHKLLFNDFEEKYGLGKWGFHEDPYEMARMMIAHIDKKRKALGIDKGKERVMMDFADRQAL, encoded by the coding sequence ATGGCGGAAAAAAAGGCTTCCAAAGAAAAATTATTTAATATCAGAGACGTTTCCATTTCAGAATCAACAATCCAGATGCTGGAAAAAGCACGCAGAGACGGTGTTGAAACAGCATTTGACAGGGCCGCAAACATGAAAGCCTGCCCCATTGGTGCTGATTCTGCATGTTGTAAACATTGTTTTATGGGTCCCTGCCGCCTGAATGCCAAAGACCCTTATGGAAAAGTCGGCGTATGCGGTGCTACAATTGATACAATAATGGCAAGAAACTTTGCACGCAATGTTGTCTCAGGCTGTGCTGCTCATACTGACCACGGCATGGGAATGCTGGATCTTTTCAGGGAAGTTGTTAATGGACATATTAAAGAATATGAAATCAAAGATGTTCAAAAACTTGAGCAGGTTGCACAATCTGTGGGCATTGAAACAGAGGGAAAAACAACAGACGCTATTGCAAAAGAACTTTATGCTGAACTTGAAAGAACATATACCCAGATAGAAGGAGAGATTCCTTTTGCCAGCCGTGTTCCTGCAAAAACCCTTGAAACCTGGCGCAAATTCAATTTTGTTCCCCGCGGTGCCATGCGTGAGATCATGGAAATGATGCACCGTACACATATAGGTGTTGACCAGGATCATGAAAACATTGCCCAGCAGTTTACCCGTGTAGCACTGGCTGACGGATGGGGCGGTTCTCTGGTTGCAACTGAAATCTCTGACATTCTTTATGGAACCCCGAGACCTGTGGCAGTTGAAACTGACATGGGTGTTTTAAAAGAAGATTATGTTAATATTATTGTTCATGGTCATGAGCCAAACATGTTTGAATCCATGCTGGTTTCAGTAAACGAGCCTGCACTGGTTCAAGCTGCAAAGGATGCAGGAGCAAAAGGTATCAACCTGGCAGGTATGTGCTGTTCAGGTGCTGAAATGATGTCCCGCCACGGTGTTCCCCATGCAGGCAACTTTATGTCAACAGAAGCTGTTATCTGTACCGGTGCTGTTGATGCAATGATTGTTGATATTCAGTGTATTAAACAGGGACTTGTTAAAGTAGGCCAATGTTATAACACACCTATTATAACAACAAATACCAGATGCCATATGGATGGAGCTGTTCATATCCAGTTTAATGATCACACACCCAGCGAATGTACTGATGAATGTGTAATCAAAGCTATCAGCCGCTTTAAAAACAGAAAACTGCCCATTGAAATCCCCAGACAGAAATGCGTCGGCATCCACGGTTTTTCCCATGAATATATTAACTACATGCTCGGTGGAACATTCCGCGCATCCTATACACCTTTGAATGACAACATTATCAATGGTAAAATCCGCGGTGTTGCAGGTGTTGTAGGCTGTACAAACCCCAGGGTAAAACAAGACTGGGTTCATGTTGAACTGGTTAAAGAACTTATAAAAAATGACGTTCTTGTTGTCCAGACAGGATGTTCACAGGTATCCCTGGCAAATGCCGGACTTTTAACTCCTGAAGCAGCACACCTTGCAGGTGCCGGACTTGCAGAGGTTTGTGAAACCGTTGGTATGCCTCCTGTTCTTGGCCTGGGATCATGCGTTGACAACAGCCGTATCCTTATTGCCTGTGCTGAAATGGTAAAAATGGGAGGTCTTGGAGACAGCATTGCCGACCTTCCTGTTGCAGGAGCAGCACCTGAGTATATGAGTGAAAAAGCTATCTCAATTGGTCATTATTTTGTAGCTTCTGGTGTTTATACTGTTTTCGGTGTTACCTTCCCAATTGTTAAAGACACCAAATTCCACAAACTGCTTTTTAATGATTTTGAGGAAAAATACGGACTTGGAAAATGGGGATTCCATGAAGATCCCTATGAAATGGCAAGAATGATGATTGCCCATATTGACAAAAAACGTAAAGCTCTGGGCATTGACAAAGGCAAGGAACGTGTAATGATGGATTTTGCTGATCGTCAGGCTCTGTAA
- a CDS encoding MlaC/ttg2D family ABC transporter substrate-binding protein, protein MKKIIYIITAVFFCMAGFVHGAEHQPLDELKVPMEKAISILKDPQYQKQKEAQREKIWEIVNQTFDFKAISMRTLAKNWKLFSDKQKEEFTSVFTELLKNTYIDKIQGEFHNEEIIFTGQDIISSTKARVNTKILREKIEIPMDYSMSLSNDKWMIYDVNIEGVSLVKNYRNQFKEILAKETPAQLIQRLKEKNEKHEQDRIKEQD, encoded by the coding sequence ATGAAAAAAATTATTTATATAATAACAGCAGTCTTTTTCTGCATGGCTGGTTTTGTACATGGAGCAGAACACCAGCCCCTTGATGAGCTTAAAGTACCTATGGAAAAGGCAATTTCCATTCTTAAAGACCCCCAGTATCAGAAACAAAAGGAGGCACAAAGGGAAAAAATATGGGAAATTGTAAATCAAACCTTTGATTTTAAAGCTATTTCCATGAGAACACTTGCAAAAAACTGGAAACTTTTTAGTGATAAACAAAAAGAGGAATTTACCAGTGTCTTTACCGAACTTCTTAAAAATACCTATATAGATAAGATTCAGGGTGAATTTCATAATGAAGAAATAATCTTTACGGGCCAGGACATAATATCAAGCACCAAAGCACGTGTAAATACTAAAATACTCCGTGAAAAGATAGAAATTCCAATGGATTACAGCATGAGCCTTTCTAATGATAAGTGGATGATATATGATGTTAATATAGAGGGGGTAAGCCTGGTAAAGAATTATCGGAACCAGTTTAAAGAGATTTTGGCAAAAGAGACTCCTGCACAATTAATCCAGCGCTTAAAAGAAAAAAATGAAAAACATGAACAAGACAGGATTAAGGAGCAGGATTGA